In Nitrospinota bacterium, the following are encoded in one genomic region:
- a CDS encoding metal-sulfur cluster assembly factor, translated as MADKEAVLEALKTVIDPEVGLNIVDMGLIYDVHVEGERVDVTITLTSPGCPFGPEILNSVETVPLEVEGITEAQAHLVWSPPWDPDTMMSEEGRDQLGIF; from the coding sequence ATGGCTGACAAGGAGGCAGTCCTTGAGGCTCTAAAGACGGTGATCGACCCCGAGGTGGGGCTTAATATCGTCGATATGGGGCTCATCTACGACGTGCACGTCGAGGGAGAGCGAGTCGATGTCACGATTACCCTCACCAGCCCCGGCTGCCCTTTCGGGCCCGAAATACTCAATAGCGTCGAGACCGTGCCGTTGGAGGTCGAAGGCATCACGGAGGCGCAGGCCCACCTGGTCTGGTCCCCCCCATGGGACCCGGATACCATGATGAGCGAAGAGGGCAGAGACCAATTAGGCATCTTCTGA
- a CDS encoding non-heme iron oxygenase ferredoxin subunit: MGNFIKVATTGDLSPGKAMKVEVNDEEVALFNLNGEYYAISDVCTHAGGPLSEGELDGEEVECPWHGGRFNVRSGEATGPPAPRAVESYSVKVEGEDILISLD; this comes from the coding sequence ATGGGAAACTTTATTAAAGTAGCCACAACGGGAGACCTCTCACCGGGCAAAGCGATGAAGGTCGAGGTAAACGACGAAGAGGTGGCCCTCTTCAACCTGAATGGCGAATACTATGCAATAAGCGACGTCTGCACTCACGCCGGAGGGCCTCTGTCCGAAGGAGAGCTGGACGGTGAGGAGGTAGAATGCCCCTGGCATGGGGGTCGCTTCAACGTCCGCTCTGGAGAGGCTACCGGCCCGCCCGCCCCCAGGGCGGTAGAGAGCTATTCGGTCAAGGTCGAGGGTGAAGACATCCTCATCAGTCTCGACTGA
- a CDS encoding 4a-hydroxytetrahydrobiopterin dehydratase, giving the protein MEDLVQMKCVACRRDAPSVTDEEILEFSPQVPQWEVTEKDGIKRLGRAYEFKHFSDALSFTNKVGELAEEEGHHPALITEWGRVAVEWWTHKIKGLHRNDFIMAAKTDELFTVFE; this is encoded by the coding sequence ATGGAAGATTTAGTCCAAATGAAGTGTGTAGCATGCCGGAGAGACGCACCGTCCGTAACTGATGAGGAGATATTGGAATTCAGTCCGCAAGTCCCTCAATGGGAGGTAACGGAAAAAGATGGGATCAAAAGGTTGGGACGTGCGTACGAGTTCAAGCATTTCTCCGATGCACTATCGTTCACTAACAAGGTGGGAGAATTAGCTGAGGAGGAGGGTCATCATCCCGCTCTCATAACCGAATGGGGTAGGGTTGCAGTCGAATGGTGGACACACAAGATAAAGGGGTTGCATCGTAACGATTTCATCATGGCGGCAAAAACGGACGAGCTGTTTACAGTATTCGAGTAA
- a CDS encoding BolA/IbaG family iron-sulfur metabolism protein codes for MSVATEIKTTLESALPDATVIVEDLTGGGDHFQAVVVSSIFEGKGLVEQHQLVYGALSEALEADRIHALALKTYTPEEWDRRQ; via the coding sequence ATGTCGGTGGCAACTGAAATCAAGACGACGCTTGAGTCTGCTCTACCCGATGCGACAGTAATTGTGGAAGACTTAACCGGCGGGGGAGACCATTTTCAAGCGGTGGTGGTTTCCTCCATTTTTGAGGGCAAAGGCTTGGTGGAGCAACACCAATTGGTGTATGGAGCCTTAAGCGAAGCCCTGGAAGCCGACCGCATTCACGCCCTAGCCCTGAAAACATACACACCGGAAGAGTGGGATCGTCGCCAGTAG
- the grxD gene encoding Grx4 family monothiol glutaredoxin produces the protein MTDDLMARFKDETESNEVIIYMKGSKEFPQCGFSASTVQVFQSLGHPFATVNVLDDPAVWEGIKVFSEWPTIPQVFIGGKFIGGCDIVHELHERNELMPMVKAAFKE, from the coding sequence ATGACTGACGACCTTATGGCGCGTTTTAAGGATGAGACGGAGTCGAACGAAGTCATCATCTACATGAAGGGGAGCAAAGAGTTTCCCCAGTGCGGTTTTTCAGCCTCCACTGTACAGGTGTTTCAGTCCCTGGGACATCCGTTCGCCACCGTCAATGTTTTGGATGACCCCGCCGTTTGGGAAGGGATCAAGGTCTTCAGCGAATGGCCCACCATTCCTCAGGTCTTCATCGGAGGGAAATTCATCGGTGGGTGTGATATCGTCCACGAGCTTCATGAGCGAAACGAACTCATGCCGATGGTGAAGGCCGCGTTCAAAGAGTAA
- a CDS encoding Flp family type IVb pilin → MRHIREKEGKNHLAKLIHDYEGFSSMEYGILVGLIAAVIVASVTLFGASTGDLFGKAGTSIGGTTK, encoded by the coding sequence ATGCGACACATAAGGGAAAAGGAAGGGAAAAACCACCTCGCGAAGCTCATCCACGATTACGAGGGATTCTCGTCGATGGAGTACGGCATACTCGTTGGCCTCATTGCGGCGGTCATCGTCGCCTCCGTCACGCTCTTTGGAGCCTCAACGGGAGACCTCTTTGGCAAAGCCGGAACTTCGATCGGTGGCACGACGAAGTGA
- a CDS encoding response regulator, with protein sequence MIPKKVLIVDDEPDFCDALRDFLRSKGFEVAIALSGEEALPAYMQEKPDVVLLDIRMPGMDGLETLRELKVLDPGANAIMVTAIEDDEFVKRAMVEGALDYITKPVDHDYLVLALLTKTGPWGSDE encoded by the coding sequence ATGATACCAAAGAAAGTCCTGATTGTTGACGACGAGCCTGATTTCTGCGATGCGCTTCGAGACTTTCTAAGGAGCAAGGGGTTCGAGGTGGCTATAGCCCTCAGCGGCGAGGAGGCTTTGCCGGCTTACATGCAGGAGAAACCCGACGTGGTGCTGCTGGACATCCGAATGCCGGGCATGGATGGCCTGGAGACACTGCGGGAGCTCAAGGTCCTCGACCCGGGGGCGAACGCCATCATGGTCACCGCCATCGAAGACGATGAGTTTGTCAAGCGTGCTATGGTTGAGGGGGCCCTTGACTACATCACCAAGCCTGTCGACCATGACTATCTAGTGCTAGCTCTCTTAACGAAAACCGGCCCTTGGGGAAGCGATGAATAG
- the gltX gene encoding glutamate--tRNA ligase, with amino-acid sequence MNDTVRIRFAPSPTGALHIGVARTALFNWLFARHHEGVFVLRIEDTDVERSTAEHEQSILDSLSWLGLTWDEGPYRQSERGHIYAEHMERLKAAGHLYPCYCLPEELEDRRKKALEKGETPRYDGRCRDRTGPPPAGRPPAWRLRMPRQGATTIEDLIRGAITTENIQLDDLIVARSDGTPTYNFVVVVDDATMGITHVIRGDDHLANTPKQVHIYEMLGYPLPTFAHQSLILGPDKGKLSKRHGAASVLEYKEMGYLPEALINYLVRLGWSHGDQEIFSREEMVTHFNLEGMTKSPVIYNPDKLLWLNTHYLREAEPDRLSTLIEPFLPSAGVEVDRFRADEKKALGAVRSWQERSRTLVEVAQGVSMFYADEVLYDEDAARKFLTPGLIPIFEELIGKLEALKSFEEEAIEKIIMSVAEERGLKLGKVAQPCRVALTGKTVSPGIFEVMALLGREVVLARLSEAVEWMEERRAASPS; translated from the coding sequence ATGAATGATACCGTTCGGATACGATTCGCCCCCAGCCCCACGGGGGCCCTTCACATAGGTGTCGCGCGGACGGCCTTGTTCAACTGGCTCTTCGCCCGCCACCACGAGGGCGTCTTCGTCCTTAGAATCGAGGATACCGACGTCGAGCGCTCCACGGCGGAGCACGAGCAATCGATCCTCGATAGCCTCTCCTGGCTCGGCCTCACCTGGGACGAAGGCCCCTACCGCCAGAGCGAGCGAGGCCACATATACGCAGAGCACATGGAGCGCCTTAAGGCGGCCGGCCACCTCTATCCGTGCTACTGCCTCCCCGAGGAGCTGGAGGACCGCCGCAAGAAAGCACTGGAGAAGGGCGAGACGCCCCGCTACGACGGCCGCTGCCGCGACCGCACAGGCCCCCCTCCGGCTGGGCGGCCGCCGGCCTGGCGTCTTCGTATGCCTCGTCAGGGCGCGACCACCATTGAAGACCTCATCCGCGGAGCCATAACCACTGAGAACATCCAGCTCGACGACCTCATCGTCGCCCGCTCGGACGGCACGCCGACCTACAACTTCGTCGTCGTCGTAGATGACGCCACGATGGGGATTACCCACGTCATCCGGGGCGACGACCACCTGGCCAACACCCCGAAACAGGTCCACATCTACGAGATGCTCGGCTACCCCCTTCCCACCTTCGCCCACCAGTCCTTGATTCTGGGGCCTGACAAGGGCAAGCTCAGCAAGCGGCACGGGGCCGCAAGCGTCTTAGAATACAAGGAGATGGGATACCTCCCCGAGGCGCTCATCAACTACCTGGTTCGACTCGGATGGTCCCACGGCGACCAGGAGATTTTCAGCCGCGAAGAGATGGTCACGCATTTCAACCTCGAGGGGATGACCAAATCCCCCGTCATCTATAACCCCGATAAACTGCTCTGGCTCAATACCCACTACCTGAGAGAAGCGGAGCCAGATCGCTTGAGCACGCTCATCGAACCCTTTCTGCCCTCGGCGGGGGTTGAGGTGGACCGCTTTCGCGCCGACGAGAAAAAGGCGCTAGGGGCCGTCCGCTCCTGGCAGGAGAGGAGCCGAACCCTCGTCGAGGTGGCGCAGGGAGTATCGATGTTTTACGCCGATGAGGTGCTCTACGACGAGGATGCGGCGCGGAAATTTCTGACCCCGGGCCTCATCCCGATCTTCGAGGAGCTCATCGGGAAGCTCGAAGCGTTAAAGTCCTTCGAGGAGGAGGCAATCGAAAAGATTATCATGTCGGTCGCAGAAGAGCGCGGCCTGAAGCTCGGAAAGGTGGCCCAGCCGTGTCGGGTGGCGCTTACGGGCAAAACGGTGAGCCCCGGCATCTTCGAGGTCATGGCGCTCCTGGGCAGAGAGGTCGTTCTCGCCCGGCTGAGCGAGGCCGTTGAGTGGATGGAGGAGCGCCGGGCCGCCTCCCCTTCCTGA
- the amrB gene encoding AmmeMemoRadiSam system protein B: MIRKPAVAGQFYSDSPGALALEIARCVETDAEPVPAIAVVAPHAGYAYSGAVQGAVYSRVRIPMSVVVVGVNHAGAGADSAIMTEGVWSMPMGEVPIDEPLAKAILKRSRTLRDDPRAHQNEHSLEVQIPFLHHFQKDLRIVPIALHRADAEVCRDVGSACAEAIEEAGQPTLLVASTDLSHEERDYERLKANDPMVIERILARDPDGLLRKVAEHRVTMCGYGPTAAVLVAANLLGASEAILAKYSDSYAVSGSTDYVVGYAGIFIR; the protein is encoded by the coding sequence CTGCGTAGAGACCGACGCGGAGCCGGTTCCGGCAATCGCGGTCGTCGCGCCCCACGCGGGATACGCCTACTCCGGGGCCGTCCAAGGGGCCGTCTACAGCCGCGTCCGAATCCCAATGAGCGTCGTCGTTGTAGGGGTCAACCATGCGGGGGCCGGGGCCGATTCCGCCATCATGACGGAGGGAGTGTGGTCCATGCCCATGGGGGAGGTGCCCATCGACGAGCCGCTCGCTAAAGCCATCCTGAAGCGCTCGCGCACCCTCCGCGACGATCCCCGGGCGCACCAAAACGAGCACTCGCTCGAAGTGCAGATCCCCTTTCTCCACCATTTTCAAAAGGATCTGCGGATCGTCCCCATCGCCCTCCACAGGGCCGACGCGGAAGTATGCCGCGATGTGGGCTCTGCCTGCGCCGAAGCTATAGAGGAGGCGGGTCAACCGACCCTTCTCGTCGCCAGCACCGACCTAAGCCACGAGGAGCGTGACTACGAGCGCCTTAAGGCGAACGATCCCATGGTCATCGAGCGGATACTGGCACGCGACCCCGATGGTCTGTTGCGGAAAGTCGCGGAACATCGGGTAACCATGTGCGGCTACGGCCCGACGGCAGCCGTCCTCGTCGCCGCCAACCTTTTGGGGGCGAGTGAGGCAATTCTGGCGAAGTACTCAGACTCGTACGCCGTAAGCGGCTCGACAGACTACGTCGTCGGGTACGCCGGCATCTTCATCCGATGA